CGACGTCGTCCACGCCACGCAGGTCGAGTTTCCAGTCGGAGAAACTCTCCCCGCCCCCGGCGATCATCTCCCGCAGGTGCGTAGCGTTGCGCAGGATGCCCGACTCCGCCGCCTGCCGGACCACGGAGGTCAGCTCGCTGTAGCGCACGCCGCCGAAGCCGTCCATGAAAGGCTTCGAGAGGGCGGGCGAAGCGTCCAGCCCCACCGGGGGCAGCTGCGCGGCGTCGCCGATCAGGATGAGCCGGCAGTCCAGCCCGTTGCGCACGAACGACACCAGGTCTTCCAGCAGGTTTCCCGTCCCGAAGGCCGTGCTGCCCTGCGAAGAGGCGGCGTCGATGCCGATGAGCGACACTTCGTCCACGACGAAGAGCGTCCCCTTGGCCTTGTTGGGCGACAGGGAGAACTGCCCGAAGCCGTCGCTGCCGACGGACTTCTGGCGATAGATATGCTTGTGGATGGTGAAGGCGGGACGGTGGGCGATGCCCGAAAGGACCTTGGCGGCGCGGCCGGTCGGCGCGAGCAGCACCGAGGGCGTGCCGACGTTCTTGAGGGCGCCGATGACGGCCGCGATGGCCGTCGTCTTGCCCGTGCCGGCATAGCCGTTGACCACGAGGATGTCCGCGTCGTCGCAGGTCACGAAAGACGCGACTTCACTGAACAGGCGGGCCTGGCAGGGTGTCGGCTCCGCCTTGAAATGCTTGAGGAACTGCTGCTCCAGGAATGCGGCGCGGTCCATCATCCGCGCGCCCGTTTGTCGAAGACCATCGCCACGACGGCGAGGACAGGATAGATCTCGATACGGCCCAGGAACATGTCCAGGGTGAAGATGAGCTTGCCCAGCAGCGGCACGGAATTGAACGAGCCCATCGTGCCCAGGGCGCCATACGCCGGGCCGACATTGCCCAGGCTCGTCACCGAGGCGATGAAGCTGTTCTGGTGGTCCACCCCGACGAACAGGCAGACTGCCACCGACAGGAAAAGCAGCAGGCCGTAAAGCGCCAGGTAGAGC
The sequence above is a segment of the Bacteroidales bacterium WCE2004 genome. Coding sequences within it:
- a CDS encoding UvrD-like helicase C-terminal domain-containing protein; its protein translation is MMDRAAFLEQQFLKHFKAEPTPCQARLFSEVASFVTCDDADILVVNGYAGTGKTTAIAAVIGALKNVGTPSVLLAPTGRAAKVLSGIAHRPAFTIHKHIYRQKSVGSDGFGQFSLSPNKAKGTLFVVDEVSLIGIDAASSQGSTAFGTGNLLEDLVSFVRNGLDCRLILIGDAAQLPPVGLDASPALSKPFMDGFGGVRYSELTSVVRQAAESGILRNATHLREMIAGGGESFSDWKLDLRGVDDVERIGGGELIEAITDAYSRYGEDETVILCRSNKRAIRYNLGIRSTVQFKEERLVRGDALMIVKNCYQFVEDVPGMDYIANGDIAKLLRISHYEDRYGLHFATAELAFPDYGDVELRAKVCLDTLESESASLTYEQQNALYQGVSADYADRGSKKKIWEAVREDKYFNALQLKYAEAITCHKSQGGQWDCVFIDCPFWQDEQTLDDLKWLYTAMTRAVKKVYLVNFKDRFFL